The following are from one region of the Salmo salar chromosome ssa27, Ssal_v3.1, whole genome shotgun sequence genome:
- the matn1 gene encoding cartilage matrix protein isoform X2, which produces MIPSPPLFLLLLGLMGAHATAPVSVDLRTAAAMAAGLCNTRPTDLVFIVDSSRSVRPSEFEQVKVFLAKVIEGLDVGPDATRVGVVNYASRVKNELSLKTHKTKAGLVKAVTKIEPLSTGTMTGLAIQFALNVAFSEAEGARVKSPDISKVAIIVTDGRPQDNVKDVAARARDAGIELYAIGVGRVDLNTLKQIASEQLDDHVDYVESYSVIEKLTKKFQEAFCACSNAATDVVFLIDGSKSVRPENFELVKKWINQIVDKLDVSETKAHVGLVQYSSSVKQEFPLGRYNNKKDLKDAVKKMAYMERGTMTGQALRYLTDSSFAPAGGARPGVAKVGIVFTDGRSQDYIGDAAKKAKEQGFKMYAVGVGNAVEDELREIASQPTGEHYFYTADFKAMTAIAKKLQINICQDEDPCECDSVVKFQKKVEEALQALTKKTGGRVEEDCCTGEQDRLRTHIPQTPPTTHTLFLLPVESEEAFMTSKL; this is translated from the exons ATGATACCCTCTCCGCCATTGTTCCTGTTGCTGCTCGGCCTCATGGGAGCGCACGCCACCGCTCCCGTGTCCGTGGACCTCCGCACCGCCGCCGCCATGG CGGCAGGTCTGTGTAACACTCGCCCTACAGACCTGGTGTTCATCGTGGACAGCAGTAGAAGCGTGCGTCCATCAGAGTTCGAGCAGGTCAAGGTGTTCCTGGCCAAGGTCATCGAGGGACTGGATGTTGGACCTGACGCCACACGGGTCGGAGTGGTCAACTATGCCAGCCGCGTCaagaatgag ctgtctCTGAAGACCCATAAAACCAAGGCAGGTCTGGTAAAGGCTGTGACTAAGATCGAGCCCCTGTCCACTGGCACCATGACCGGCCTTGCTATCCAGTTCGCCCTCAACGTAGCTTTCAGCGAGGCTGAAGGCGCCCGTGTCAAGTCCCCAGATATCAGCAAG GTGGCCATCATCGTGACAGACGGTCGTCCCCAGGACAACGTAAAGGATGTGGCGGCGCGTGCCCGGGACGCGGGTATCGAGCTATACGCTATCGGCGTAGGGCGTGTAGACCTGAATACGCTGAAGCAGATCGCCAGCGAGCAGCTGGACGACCACGTGGACTACGTAGAGAGCTACTCAGTCATCGAGAAACTCACCAAGAAGTTCCAGGAGGCTTTctgtg CCTGCAGTAATGCCGCCACAGACGTAGTGTTCCTGATCGATGGTTCTAAGAGTGTGCGTCCAGAGAACTTTGAGCTGGTCAAGAAGTGGATCAACCAGATCGTAGACAAACTGGACGTCTCCGAGACCAAGGCTCACGTTGGACTGGTCCAGTACTCCAGCTCTgtcaaacag GAGTTCCCTTTGGGTCGTTACAACAACAAGAAGGACCTGAAGGACGCTGTGAAGAAGATGGcctacatggagagggggaccatgACGGGACAGGCCCTGCGCTACCTGACCGACAGCAGCTTTGCGCCAGCCGGTGGAGCACGGCCCGGGGTCGCCAAGGTCGGCATCGTGTTCACTGATGGACGCAGCCAGGACTACATCGGAGACGCTGCCAAGAAGGCCAAGGAGCAAG gtttTAAGATGTATGCTGTGGGCGTGGGTAATGCTGTAGAGGATGAGTTGAGGGAGATAGCATCACAGCCAACAGGAGAACACTACTTCTACACTGCAGACTTCAAAGCCATGACAGCCATCGCTAAGAAGCTGCAGATCAACATCTGTCAAG ACGAGGACCCATGTGAATGTGACTCTGTCGTTAAGTTCCAGAAAAAAGTAGAAGAAGCCTTACAGGCACTAACGAAAAAA ACTGGAGGGCGTGTCGAAGAGGATTGCTGCACTGGAGAACAAGATCGTCTGAGGACACACATACCCCAAACaccccccacaacacacaccctgTTTTTACTTCCTGTTGAGTCTGAAGAGGCGTTTATGACCTCTAAGCTTTGA
- the matn1 gene encoding cartilage matrix protein isoform X1, producing the protein MIPSPPLFLLLLGLMGAHATAPVSVDLRTAAAMAAGLCNTRPTDLVFIVDSSRSVRPSEFEQVKVFLAKVIEGLDVGPDATRVGVVNYASRVKNELSLKTHKTKAGLVKAVTKIEPLSTGTMTGLAIQFALNVAFSEAEGARVKSPDISKVAIIVTDGRPQDNVKDVAARARDAGIELYAIGVGRVDLNTLKQIASEQLDDHVDYVESYSVIEKLTKKFQEAFCVADLCATGDHDCQQVCISAPGSFKCACKEGFSLLEDGKSCSACSNAATDVVFLIDGSKSVRPENFELVKKWINQIVDKLDVSETKAHVGLVQYSSSVKQEFPLGRYNNKKDLKDAVKKMAYMERGTMTGQALRYLTDSSFAPAGGARPGVAKVGIVFTDGRSQDYIGDAAKKAKEQGFKMYAVGVGNAVEDELREIASQPTGEHYFYTADFKAMTAIAKKLQINICQDEDPCECDSVVKFQKKVEEALQALTKKLEGVSKRIAALENKIV; encoded by the exons ATGATACCCTCTCCGCCATTGTTCCTGTTGCTGCTCGGCCTCATGGGAGCGCACGCCACCGCTCCCGTGTCCGTGGACCTCCGCACCGCCGCCGCCATGG CGGCAGGTCTGTGTAACACTCGCCCTACAGACCTGGTGTTCATCGTGGACAGCAGTAGAAGCGTGCGTCCATCAGAGTTCGAGCAGGTCAAGGTGTTCCTGGCCAAGGTCATCGAGGGACTGGATGTTGGACCTGACGCCACACGGGTCGGAGTGGTCAACTATGCCAGCCGCGTCaagaatgag ctgtctCTGAAGACCCATAAAACCAAGGCAGGTCTGGTAAAGGCTGTGACTAAGATCGAGCCCCTGTCCACTGGCACCATGACCGGCCTTGCTATCCAGTTCGCCCTCAACGTAGCTTTCAGCGAGGCTGAAGGCGCCCGTGTCAAGTCCCCAGATATCAGCAAG GTGGCCATCATCGTGACAGACGGTCGTCCCCAGGACAACGTAAAGGATGTGGCGGCGCGTGCCCGGGACGCGGGTATCGAGCTATACGCTATCGGCGTAGGGCGTGTAGACCTGAATACGCTGAAGCAGATCGCCAGCGAGCAGCTGGACGACCACGTGGACTACGTAGAGAGCTACTCAGTCATCGAGAAACTCACCAAGAAGTTCCAGGAGGCTTTctgtg TGGCGGACCTGTGTGCCACTGGAGACCATGACTGTCAGCAGGTATGCATCAGCGCACCAGGGTCATTCAAGTGTGCCTGCAAGGAGGGCTTCAGTCTACTGGAGGATGGCAAAAGCTGCagcg CCTGCAGTAATGCCGCCACAGACGTAGTGTTCCTGATCGATGGTTCTAAGAGTGTGCGTCCAGAGAACTTTGAGCTGGTCAAGAAGTGGATCAACCAGATCGTAGACAAACTGGACGTCTCCGAGACCAAGGCTCACGTTGGACTGGTCCAGTACTCCAGCTCTgtcaaacag GAGTTCCCTTTGGGTCGTTACAACAACAAGAAGGACCTGAAGGACGCTGTGAAGAAGATGGcctacatggagagggggaccatgACGGGACAGGCCCTGCGCTACCTGACCGACAGCAGCTTTGCGCCAGCCGGTGGAGCACGGCCCGGGGTCGCCAAGGTCGGCATCGTGTTCACTGATGGACGCAGCCAGGACTACATCGGAGACGCTGCCAAGAAGGCCAAGGAGCAAG gtttTAAGATGTATGCTGTGGGCGTGGGTAATGCTGTAGAGGATGAGTTGAGGGAGATAGCATCACAGCCAACAGGAGAACACTACTTCTACACTGCAGACTTCAAAGCCATGACAGCCATCGCTAAGAAGCTGCAGATCAACATCTGTCAAG ACGAGGACCCATGTGAATGTGACTCTGTCGTTAAGTTCCAGAAAAAAGTAGAAGAAGCCTTACAGGCACTAACGAAAAAAC TGGAGGGCGTGTCGAAGAGGATTGCTGCACTGGAGAACAAGATCGTCTGA